The window CTGTTGCTGCCTTGCGGGTACTCCACAACGACGCTGGCCGAGCCCGAGCCGTAGTCGGCAACGAAGACGTGGCCGGCCTTATCGGTCGTGACTCCGACCGGGTCACCGAGGCCGCTGGAGTACGTGCTGACCAGCGAGTTCGATTTGTTGTACTCGGTCACGTCCACGCCGGCGTAGTTTGCGACGTAGAGGTTGCCTTTCGTATCGTAGAAGTCGCCGTCCGGACCGTTGAGGCCCGACGTGATCGTCGACGAGAGACCGTACGACTTGTTGAGGATTTCGACGGCACCGCTGCCGAAGTCGGAGACCGCGAGGTACTTGAGCTTGCCTCCGTCGGGCCGCACGTGCACGCCTTGGCCGAACCGGAGCATCTGAAGATACTTCGGTGCGACGCCGGTGCGCTCGGCCGTCATGTGCGAGTGCTGGAACTGCGTTGACGTTCCGGGCACCGACTGCATTCCGGATAGGCCGTTACCGGAGCACGCAGCGAGCAGAGCCGCGCCCGTAAGCAGGGCTGCGGCCGCGATTGTTGAGCTATTTCGCAAGGGAATTTCTCCTATAGGAAGTTGATCTGGCTTGCGCAATTTGGCTTAGACGCCGAGGAGGCCGTCTCTTAAATGAGCCAGGCTCGACGGCTGTCGCAGAGCGTTCGAGGCTCGCCCAAACCACCCTTTGAGGGACTGGACTTTTCGAAGAATCGCGGTCGGAGGGACTCGAACCCCCAACCTACAAGTTCGTAGCCTGTTGCTCTATCCAATTGAGCTACGACCGCGTGCGCGCCTCCGTGAGGAACCCGGAGAGAGAGGGATTCGAACCCTCGATACGACTTTACATCGTATAACGGTTTAGCAAACCGCCGCCTTCAGCCGCTCGGCCATCTCTCCAGAACGGGCAAACCACTATACCACGCCGCCGCGCGCGGGCCCTAGCGTTATCCTCACTGCGGCGGCGCGCTGGGGGCGTCGAGCGGACGTTCCGGCACGACCTCCGCAACGACCTTGACGCGGCGTTGCCGTCTGCGCGCGAAGAGCGCGTCGAAGCCCGCGACGCGGCCCGTCGGCAAGACGAGACTCAGCGCCGAGAGGAGCATGATGCACGCGTCGATCGAGCCCCAGCCGCTGACGCTCGCGGCCGCGCCGCGCGCCGCGATGTAGTTCAACGGCAGCGCGACGCCGATCGCTCCACCGAGCCGCGAGAAGAGACCCAGCGCGAGCGAAACGCCCGCGGCGACCTCACCGAGCCGCACGAGCTCCGCGAAGATGGCTGCGTTCGGCTGCACGACGCTCGCCAGGAAGTCGCGATACGGCCCCGAGGTCGCTGCGATGCCCTTCTGCAGGTAGTCGGCGAAGAATCCGCCCGGCGGCAAGAAGCGGTCGCCGTGCAAGAACTTCGGGACGCCGTGGATCAGCCAGATGACGCCGGTGAGGAAACGCGCCAGTGCGAGCCAGCCGCCGTAGACGCGCTGCGCCGGCAAGTTCACGCAACGCTCCGCTTACGTTGCGCGACGAGGCTCGCGACGATCGCTGCCGCCGATGCAGCGGAGTCGGGATGGCCGAGCCGGCGCGCGGCGGCAATCATCCGCTCGCGCAGCGTTGGGTCGCTCAACACCCGCTCGAGCGCTTCGGGCAGATCGTCGACGCGCCGCGCGCGCAGCGCGGCGCCCGCGTCTACCAGCACGCGCGCGTTGCGCTCTTCCTGACCCGGCAACGGCTTGCAGAGCACCATCGGAACCTGCGCGACGAGCGCCTCGGCAGTGCTCAACCCCCCCGGCTTGGTGACGAACGCGTCCGCGGCGTGCATGTAGTCGTAGACGTTATCAACGAAGCTCAGGCCACGAACCGGATAGGGCACGCGTTCGGCCGTCTGCTGCAGGCGCCGCTCGATCCGCGCGTTTCTGCCCGCCACGACGACGACGGCGAACGGCACCTGCACCGCGGCCAGCGCCTCGAGCATTCCCTCGATCGGTGCGATGCCAAGCCCCCCACCCATCATGAGCGCGACGTAGCGGTCTTTCGGAAGATCGAGGCGCTCGCGTAGAGCGGCCCGGTCCTGGCCGGGCGCGAACTCGGCGCGCACCGGGATCCCGCTGACGGAGATCGCCTCGGCGGGAACGTCGCAGGCGACGAGCGCGTCGCGCATCGGCTCGGTTGCGACGACGTAGCGATCGATGTTCGCGTGCATCCAGAAGCGATGGACGGCAAAATCCGTAACGATGGCGACGACCGGCGGCGAGTCGGCGAAGCAACGCTTATACTCCGCCATCGCGCCACACGGAAACGCGTGCGTGCACACCACCACGTCCGGGCGTTCGCGCAGCATGAGCGGGCGCAGATTGCCGGCCGTGAACTGATGCGCCCAAGAGCGGAAGCGGCCGACCTCCGTGGCGCGCTCGGCGCGGTCGTAGATGTAGCGGTACATCTGCGGGATCGTCTTCACCATGCGCAGGTAGCCGTCGGAGACGACCCGCGAGACGACGAGCGCGGCATACTCATACGCGTCGACGATCTTCGTCTGCGCCGACGGGTCGATCGCGCGCAGGGCGGCGCTTACGGCGTTCGCCGCCGAGAGATGCCCGACGCCGACCCTCGCCGAGAGGAAGAGGACTCTCACTCGCCATCCTCGGCGTAACCGAGGAACTCGTCGATGATCTCCTGCGCGAGATTCCCGTCCTCCACGAGGTTGCCCTGAAGGTCGGTCACGATGAAGGACCCATCGCTCTGGTCCTCGCTCTCGTTGACGAGCACGGCGTACGACTTCCCCTCGTCGGCATCTTCGAGAATGCCGACGACTTCGAACGTCAGGCGCTTGCCATCGTTCGTCTCGATCGTCACGACGTCGTCGAGCTCCAGCGGTGCGCCCTCCATGCGACCCTTGCCGTTGCCCGAGTTCACTGGTTCAGACACCGCGCGACGTTGGCTTGGTGCTCCGCCAACGTCTTTGCGAAGACGTGTGCGCCATTGCCGCAGTAGACGTAGTAGAGATTCTCCTCGTTCGACGGATGGAGCGCAGCTTCGATCGAGGGCCTTCCCGGATTGGCGATCGGGGTCGGCGGGAGGCCGGGGTGCACGTAAGTATTATACGGCGAGTCGATCTTGAGGTCGGTAAGCGAGAGTTCGCTCTTGTGCCGCGGCAGCGCGTACTCGATCGAGGCATCGATCTGCAGGGGCATGCGCAGGCGCAGGCGGTTGTAGATCACCGCAGCGATTCGCGGGCGATCGGCTTCGCGCTTCGCCTCGCGTTCGACGAGCGACGCCACGATGACCGCCTGCGGCACGCCCACGCCCAAGGCGCGAGCTCGCGGACCTGCATCGGGCGGCAACTCTTTAAAAAACTCGGTGATGAACTGGTCTCCGATCTGATCGGGCGACGCCCCGAGCGGAACGAGGTAGGTGCTTGGAAAGAGGTAGCCTTCCAGGCTCTTCGTGGGGACGCCGTCGACTACCAGCGAGCGGTGCATAAACTCCGCGAGAATTTCCGATGCCGATCCGACCCCGGCCTTCTCGAGACGCGTCGCGATCTGCGCGGCCGTGAAGCCTTCCGGAATCGTGATCCAGGCGGCTACCTGCCCGCT is drawn from Candidatus Binatia bacterium and contains these coding sequences:
- a CDS encoding TQO small subunit DoxD, producing MNLPAQRVYGGWLALARFLTGVIWLIHGVPKFLHGDRFLPPGGFFADYLQKGIAATSGPYRDFLASVVQPNAAIFAELVRLGEVAAGVSLALGLFSRLGGAIGVALPLNYIAARGAAASVSGWGSIDACIMLLSALSLVLPTGRVAGFDALFARRRQRRVKVVAEVVPERPLDAPSAPPQ
- a CDS encoding glycosyltransferase; its protein translation is MRVLFLSARVGVGHLSAANAVSAALRAIDPSAQTKIVDAYEYAALVVSRVVSDGYLRMVKTIPQMYRYIYDRAERATEVGRFRSWAHQFTAGNLRPLMLRERPDVVVCTHAFPCGAMAEYKRCFADSPPVVAIVTDFAVHRFWMHANIDRYVVATEPMRDALVACDVPAEAISVSGIPVRAEFAPGQDRAALRERLDLPKDRYVALMMGGGLGIAPIEGMLEALAAVQVPFAVVVVAGRNARIERRLQQTAERVPYPVRGLSFVDNVYDYMHAADAFVTKPGGLSTAEALVAQVPMVLCKPLPGQEERNARVLVDAGAALRARRVDDLPEALERVLSDPTLRERMIAAARRLGHPDSAASAAAIVASLVAQRKRSVA
- the mltG gene encoding endolytic transglycosylase MltG produces the protein MRAGWWIAASFSAVLALAAATGGWLGFTIYADRSHPAARTQILINRGASFSEVSRQLAESGVIGNVLTFRMLARLRGQEGEVRAGEYRFPEHVTQNEVLRALVSGSGQVAAWITIPEGFTAAQIATRLEKAGVGSASEILAEFMHRSLVVDGVPTKSLEGYLFPSTYLVPLGASPDQIGDQFITEFFKELPPDAGPRARALGVGVPQAVIVASLVEREAKREADRPRIAAVIYNRLRLRMPLQIDASIEYALPRHKSELSLTDLKIDSPYNTYVHPGLPPTPIANPGRPSIEAALHPSNEENLYYVYCGNGAHVFAKTLAEHQANVARCLNQ